A genomic segment from Pseudomonas mendocina encodes:
- a CDS encoding paraquat-inducible protein A has translation MRAIDAGLLVCHECHQINPLEEGARHQYCCRCGGQVHARRPNSLVRTWALLLTSAILYIPANLLPIMTVNSLGKGAPATIMGGVVELVHLGMLPIAAVVFIASILVPTFKLVGIALLLYSVQRHQPMSARQRILMYRFIEWIGRWSMLDIFVIAILVALVNFGSLASIEAGVGAAAFASVVILTMLAALTFDPRLIWDNTETDHD, from the coding sequence CGGACTACTGGTCTGCCATGAGTGCCACCAGATCAATCCGCTCGAGGAGGGTGCCAGGCACCAGTACTGCTGCCGCTGTGGTGGTCAGGTGCATGCACGTCGCCCCAACAGCCTGGTACGCACCTGGGCCTTGCTGCTGACGTCGGCGATTCTCTATATCCCGGCCAACCTGCTGCCGATCATGACCGTCAACAGTTTGGGCAAAGGCGCGCCGGCGACCATCATGGGCGGTGTGGTGGAGCTCGTTCATCTGGGGATGCTGCCGATTGCGGCGGTGGTGTTTATCGCCAGTATCCTGGTGCCCACGTTCAAGCTGGTTGGCATCGCTCTATTGCTCTATTCGGTGCAGCGGCATCAGCCAATGTCCGCTCGCCAGCGTATTCTCATGTATCGCTTCATCGAGTGGATCGGCCGCTGGTCGATGCTCGACATCTTCGTCATCGCAATTTTGGTGGCGCTGGTGAATTTTGGCAGCCTGGCCAGTATCGAAGCTGGCGTCGGCGCCGCGGCCTTTGCCAGTGTGGTAATCCTAACCATGCTGGCAGCCCTGACTTTCGACCCTCGCCTTATTTGGGACAACACGGAAACCGACCATGACTGA
- a CDS encoding PqiB family protein, whose translation MTDLPLAKTRPASNWSAIWVLPLIALMIGGWLAWRAYSDAGIQVELIFASGEGIQAGKTELMYKGMAVGKVTAISLDDSEKNRGVVAKLEVNQELEQYLRSGTRFWLVKPNVSLAGISGLETLVSGNYITFSPGDGEPSKSFTALAHEPPMGDDVPGLHLTLKAERLGSLNRDSPVFYRQIQVGRVKSYTLGEDQSTVEVKVFIEPAYANLVRKHTRFWNASGISVDADLSGFKLRSESLASIVAGGIAFATPEHRKDSPPTDPSLPFRLYEDYDEAQAGIKVVVTLTDFEGLQEGRTPVMYKGIQVGSLKTMKVDRDLNSATAELTINPLAEEYLVEGSEFWVVKPSISLAGITGLEALVKGNYIAVRPGEKGKPPARNFVARSKAPPLDLGAPGLHLVLFTDQLGSIEVGSPVLYRQIKVGSVQSYQLGRDNSQVVLGVHIEPDYVHLVNTSTRFWNASGITLKGGLSGVEVKSESLQTLLAGGIAFETPDLQATRSNRQVQRFALHADRESALQLGQQISIRVSDGDGLQPGTLVRYKGLEVGKVENLSLTDDLQAVILNVRITQATEQIAREGTQFWVVKPELSLTRAANLGTLVSGQYLEVQPAGLKGPRRSEFTALASAPNQAVREEGLRLVLSAPRRGSIKPGVIVSYREVPVGKVVDFGLGPTSDRVLIHVLIEPRYAPLVRSGSRFWNASGIGVDAGLFKGVKVRTESLEALLEGGIAFATPNNPEMGGPAQPGQTFALFDEPQEAWMQWAPKIVLEQ comes from the coding sequence ATGACTGACCTGCCTCTGGCCAAGACGCGCCCTGCTTCGAACTGGTCAGCTATCTGGGTGTTGCCTCTGATCGCCTTGATGATCGGTGGCTGGCTGGCCTGGCGTGCCTATAGCGACGCAGGTATCCAAGTCGAACTGATCTTCGCCAGCGGTGAGGGTATCCAGGCCGGCAAGACCGAGCTGATGTACAAGGGCATGGCGGTGGGCAAGGTCACGGCCATCAGCCTCGATGATAGCGAGAAGAACCGCGGCGTCGTGGCGAAGCTGGAAGTGAACCAGGAGCTCGAGCAGTACCTGCGCAGCGGCACACGTTTCTGGCTGGTCAAACCGAATGTCAGCCTGGCGGGGATCAGTGGTCTGGAGACGCTGGTCTCAGGCAACTACATCACCTTCAGCCCGGGCGACGGCGAGCCGAGCAAGAGCTTTACCGCATTGGCTCATGAGCCACCGATGGGCGATGACGTACCCGGATTGCACCTGACGCTGAAGGCAGAGCGGCTTGGCTCGCTCAACCGTGATAGCCCGGTATTCTATCGGCAGATTCAGGTTGGCCGGGTGAAGAGCTACACCTTGGGAGAGGACCAGAGCACGGTCGAAGTGAAGGTGTTCATCGAGCCGGCCTATGCCAACCTGGTGCGCAAACATACGCGTTTCTGGAATGCCAGTGGCATCAGTGTCGATGCTGACCTGTCGGGGTTCAAGCTACGCAGCGAGTCGCTAGCCAGTATCGTCGCCGGCGGCATTGCCTTCGCAACGCCCGAGCACCGCAAGGACAGCCCGCCCACCGACCCGTCGCTGCCGTTCCGCCTTTACGAGGATTACGACGAAGCCCAGGCCGGGATCAAGGTCGTGGTAACGCTGACCGATTTCGAGGGGCTGCAGGAAGGCCGTACGCCCGTGATGTACAAGGGTATCCAGGTCGGCTCGCTGAAAACCATGAAGGTCGATCGTGACCTCAACAGCGCTACTGCCGAGCTAACCATCAACCCCTTGGCCGAGGAGTATCTGGTCGAAGGATCGGAGTTCTGGGTGGTCAAGCCGTCCATTTCCCTGGCCGGCATCACCGGCCTAGAAGCCTTGGTCAAGGGTAACTACATCGCTGTGCGGCCGGGTGAGAAGGGCAAGCCGCCAGCGCGCAACTTCGTCGCACGCAGCAAGGCCCCGCCTTTGGACCTGGGCGCGCCGGGCTTGCATCTGGTGCTGTTTACCGATCAGTTAGGCTCTATCGAGGTTGGCAGCCCGGTGCTCTATCGCCAGATCAAGGTGGGCTCGGTGCAGAGTTACCAGCTGGGCCGCGACAACAGCCAGGTCGTACTAGGGGTGCATATCGAGCCGGACTACGTGCACCTGGTGAATACCTCTACACGGTTCTGGAATGCCAGCGGCATCACCCTCAAGGGCGGGTTATCGGGTGTCGAGGTCAAGAGCGAGTCGCTGCAGACCTTACTGGCCGGTGGTATCGCTTTCGAGACACCGGATCTACAGGCCACCAGATCGAACCGCCAGGTGCAGCGCTTTGCGCTGCACGCGGATCGTGAAAGCGCCTTGCAACTGGGGCAGCAGATCAGTATTCGCGTCAGTGACGGCGACGGTCTGCAACCAGGTACGCTCGTGCGCTACAAGGGCCTGGAGGTCGGCAAGGTGGAGAACCTGAGCCTGACCGATGACCTGCAGGCGGTGATCCTGAATGTGCGCATTACTCAGGCCACCGAGCAGATTGCCCGCGAGGGTACGCAATTCTGGGTGGTGAAGCCGGAGTTGAGTCTGACCCGTGCAGCGAATCTCGGCACGCTAGTCAGCGGCCAATATCTGGAGGTGCAGCCTGCTGGCCTGAAGGGGCCACGCCGTAGCGAGTTCACCGCGCTGGCCAGCGCCCCGAATCAGGCTGTGCGCGAAGAAGGTTTACGACTGGTGCTGAGCGCCCCGCGGCGTGGTTCGATCAAGCCGGGGGTGATCGTCAGCTACCGTGAGGTGCCGGTGGGCAAAGTGGTGGATTTCGGGCTGGGGCCGACCTCGGATCGTGTGCTGATCCATGTGCTGATCGAGCCACGCTATGCGCCGTTGGTGCGCTCGGGCAGCCGCTTCTGGAATGCCAGTGGCATCGGCGTGGATGCCGGGCTGTTCAAGGGCGTCAAGGTTCGTACCGAATCGCTGGAGGCGTTGCTCGAAGGCGGTATTGCTTTTGCCACGCCGAACAATCCGGAAATGGGCGGGCCGGCTCAGCCGGGGCAGACGTTTGCCTTGTTCGACGAGCCGCAGGAAGCCTGGATGCAATGGGCGCCGAAGATCGTGCTGGAGCAGTGA